From a region of the Impatiens glandulifera chromosome 4, dImpGla2.1, whole genome shotgun sequence genome:
- the LOC124936236 gene encoding exocyst complex component SEC8, protein MGMFDGLPISQDKAHLKDDLLDIAESWTAARFDSLPHVVKILTAKDREGELRILKEQSDIVEDVVDEVVHAYHNGFNKAIQNYSQILRLFSESTERIDGLKGDLADAKKLLGARNKQLHQLWYRSVTLRHIISLLDQIESIAKVPARIEKLIAEKQFYAAVQLHLQSSLMLEREGLQTVGALQDVRSDLTKLRGVLFYKVLEDLNAHLYNRGEYSLAISGLNDKDDELPTTSVASLSINSSQPLSRRTRSMKGDNQSGHYGTGDGFLRPNSIDEGSSVDGHEDDGAQETHDESANGGDGNSKDIKMASRQVPTWLCDSTPDEFIEAIRKSDAPPHVKYLQTMVECLYMLGKVAAAGAIICQRLRPTIHDIIISKIKAYADHFTCSRPVMGQVSETSMAGLHYFRGQLENYQLPKQKRQNVFSLSGIIIAVSPVSPVMAPNGTSQASAKELLDSILEIIVRIFGNHVIVGELLESKISHTNNIAPKAAEINWNPDNESSHGTGGYSIGFSLAVLQSECQQLICEILRATPEAASADAAVQTARLANKVPSKDKKDGSEDGLTFAFRLMDTTISIPNQGAELIRQGWNRKGSNMLQEGYGTAVVLSEQGMYLAASIYRPVLQFTDKVASMLPQKYSQLGNDGLLAFVENFVKDHFLPTMFVDYRKGVQQAISSPAAFRPRANVATGYTPSIEKGRPVLQGLLAIDFLAREVIGWAQAMPKFAGEIVTFVQSFLERTYERCRASYMEAVLEKLSYMLIGRHDIENLLRSDPASACLPTSLGQRKVEKASSDAEAIEIETEMSDLLLNLRPIKQEHLIRDDNKLTLLASLSDSLEYVADSIQRLAKTCAKASSNLVEGNINQKAPHHSRTASSFPKDLVSFSEEYRKLAVDCLKVLRVEMQLETIFHMQEMTSREYIEDQDAEEPDDFIISLTSKITRRDEEMSPFIADAKRNYIFGGICGVAANASVKALADMKYINLFGVQQVCRNSIALEQALAAIAPIDSEEVHLKLDRVRTYYELLNTPFEALLPFITEHENTFTAQEYINLVKVQVPGREIPIDGQDRLKEILSS, encoded by the exons ATGGGAATGTTTGATGGATTACCTATCTCCCAAGATAAGGCG CACTTAAAAGATGACCTTCTGGATATAGCTGAAAGTTGGACTGCAGCTCGTTTTGATTCACTGCCACATGTGGTAAAGATTTTGACAGCAAAAGATCGTGAAGGTGAACTTCGGATATTGAAGGAACAAAGTGATATTGTTGAAGATGTTGTTGATGAAGTGGTACATGCTTATCATAATGGGTTCAACAAAGCAATCCAGAATTACTCCCAG ATTTTGCGACTGTTTAGTGAATCTACGGAACGGATTGATGGACTAAAAGGTGACTTGGCGGATGCAAAGAAGCTTCTTGGTGCTAGGAACAAGCAATTGCACCAATTATGGTACCGATCAGTTACACTGCGTCACATAATCTCTCTATTGGACCAAATTGAGAGCATTGCAAAG GTTCCTGCCCGTATTGAGAAACTAATTGCCGAGAAACAATTTTATGCTGCCGTTCAGTTGCATCTTCAATCAAGTTTGATGCTTGAAAGGGAGGGGCTTCAAACG GTTGGTGCACTTCAAGATGTTAGGTCCGATTTGACAAAGTTGCGAGGAGTTCTTTTCTACAAAGTTTTGGAGGATTTGAATGCACATCTATACAATAGGGGTGAATATAG CTTGGCTATCTCAGGTCTAAATGATAAGGATGACGAATTGCCCACAACTAGTGTTGCTTCCTTGTCGATTAATAGTTCGCAACCCCTATCTCGAAGAACCAGGTCGATGAAAGGTGATAACCAGAGTGGTCATTATGGAACAGGAGATGGATTTCTTAGGCCTAATTCCATTGATGAAGG CTCATCAGTTGATGGTCATGAAGATGATGGTGCTCAGGAGACCCATGATGAATCTGCGAATGGTGGTGATGGTAATTCAAAGGATATAAAGATGGCATCTCGTCAAGTCCCCACATGGCTTTGCGACTCCACTCCTGATGAATTTATT GAAGCAATTAGAAAAAGTGACGCACCTCCACATGTGAAGTATTTGCAGACCATGGTTGAGTGTCTCTACATGCTTGGAAAGGTGGCAGCTGCTGGGGCTATCATATG CCAAAGATTGCGACCCACCATTCACGATATTATCATTTCCAAGATTAAAGCATATGCTGatcattttacttgttcaagACCTGTTATGGGTCAAGTCAGCGAAACCTCTATGGCAGGCCTGCATTATTTCAGAGGACAGCTGGAAAACTATCAGTTGCCTAAACAGAAGAGGCAGAATGTGTTTTCTTTATCCGGAATAATAATAGCTGTTAGTCCTGTCTCACCAGTGATGGCTCCCAATGGAACATCTCAGGCTTCTGCTAAAGAGCTTCTTGATTCCATCTTGGAGATCATTGTTAGAATATTTG GGAATCATGTCATTGTGGGTGAGCTTTTGGAATCAAAAATTTCACATACTAACAATATTGCACCTAAGGCCGCAGAAATTAATTGGAATCCAGACAATGAATCCTCTCATGGAACTGGTGGCTATAGTATTGGATTTTCCTTGGCAGTTTTACAG AGTGAATGTCAACAACTGATATGTGAGATTCTACGAGCCACTCCTGAAGCTGCTTCAGCAGATGCTGCTGTGCAAACAGCTAGACTTGCAAATAAAGTTCCTTCAAAAGATAAGAA GGATGGCTCAGAAGATGGTCTTACATTTGCTTTTCGACTAATGGATACAACTATATCAATTCCTAATCAAG GGGCTGAACTTATCCGACAAGGATGGAACAGAAAAGGTTCTAATATGCTCCAAGAAGGCTATGGAACTGCAGTGGTTTTATCTGAGCAAGGAATGTATTTAGCAGCATCAATATATCGACCAGTCCTTCAG TTCACTGATAAGGTTGCTTCAATGCTACCTCAGAAGTACTCACAACTTGG GAATGATGGGTTGCTAGCATTTGTAGAGAACTTTGTGAAAGACCATTTCTTACCTACAATGTTCGTGGACTATCGCAAAGGCGTGCAACAAGCTATATCAA GTCCAGCTGCATTTAGGCCACGAGCCAATGTGGCTACTGGATACACTCCATCCATTGAGAAGGGGCGACCTGTTTTACAAGGACTTTTGGCTATAGATTTTTTGGCAAGAGAG GTAATTGGCTGGGCTCAAGCGATGCCGAAATTTGCAGGAGAAATTGTGACATTTGTGCAATCATTTCTTGAACGGACATACGAAAGATGCCGTGCTTCATACATGGAG GCTGTTCTAGAAAAGCTAAGTTATATGCTCATTGGACGACACGACATTGAGAATCTTTTGCGTAGTGATCCAGCCAGTGCTTGCTTGCCTACATCACTAGGTCAGCGGAAGGTTGAAAAGGCTAGTTCTGATGCTGAAGCTATAGAAATCGAAACAGAAATGAGTGATCTACTACTAAATCTGAGACCAATCAAGCAG GAACATCTGATTCGTGATGATAACAAACTTACACTTTTGGCATCCCTTAGTGACTCATTGGAGTATGTTGCTGACTCTATTCAAAG GCTTGCAAAAACTTGTGCAAAGGCATCATCTAACCTGGTAGAAGGAAATATCAACCAGAAGGCTCCACATCATTCTCGAACGGCAAGTTCCTTTCCAAAGGATCTGGTATCATTTTCTGAAGAATACAGAAAGTTGGCAGTTGATTGCCTAAAGGTTTTACGCGTAGAGATGCAATTGGAAACTATTTTCCATATGCAG GAAATGACAAGTAGGGAATACATTGAAGATCAAGATGCAGAAGAGCCTGATGATTTCATTATTTCATTGACTTCAAAG ATAACACGCAGGGATGAAGAAATGTCTCCTTTTATTGCTGATGCAAAGCGAAATTACATCTTTGGTGGCATATGCGGTGTTGCTGCCAATGCATCTGTCAAG GCACTGGCTGATATGAAGTACATCAATCTTTTCGGCGTTCAGCAGGTTTGTCGAAATTCAATCGCACTAGAACAG GCTTTAGCTGCTATTGCACCTATCGATAGTGAAGAAGTTCATTTAAAGTTAGATCGAGTGAGGACTTACTATGAGCTGCTAAACACACCATTTGAA GCCTTGCTTCCGTTCATTACTGAGCATGAGAACACGTTTACAGCTCAAGA GTATATTAATCTGGTGAAGGTCCAAGTCCCGGGGAGGGAGATTCCTATAGATGGGCAAGACCGTTTGAAGGAAATTTTGTCTTCGTAG
- the LOC124937066 gene encoding 60S acidic ribosomal protein P3-like codes for MVVFTFVCRTSGSDWNAKQITGDLEASADSTFNLQRKLVQTVLSVDSSGGLQSSFSFVSPSSAVFQVIIGGGSVSGGAAAAAAPAAKAAEAPAAEEKKEVKEESDEEDFNFNLFD; via the exons ATGGTTGTCTTCACTTTCGTCTGCAGGACTTCCGGCTCCGATTGGAACGCCAAACAGATCACCGGCGATCTTGAAGCATCAGCCGACTCCACCTTCAATCTACAGAGAAAATTAGTTCAGACCGTTCTCTCCGTTGATTCTTCCGGCGGTCTTCAATCATCTTTCTCCTTCGTTTCTCCTTCTTCCGCTGTTTTTCAG GTTATTATTGGCGGTGGTTCGGTCAGTGGAGGAGCTGCGGCGGCAGCAGCACCTGCGGCGAAAGCTGCAGAAGCTCCGGCAGcggaagagaagaaagaagttAAAGAGGAGAGTGATGAGGAAGACTTTAATTTCAATCTTTTTGATtag